A genomic region of Fusarium falciforme chromosome 4, complete sequence contains the following coding sequences:
- a CDS encoding Aa-trans domain-containing protein codes for MFKEKKPAQDSEGFSDGLQSPPSQNGSTYASSHVEDAVFGEVTEDGPNYRNVGWIATIALMTKTQIGLGVLSIPATFDALGVIPGVICLVIISAITTWSDYMIGIFKKRHPEVYGLDDAGFMMFGKIGREVFAIIFMFYWIFVSGSAMLGISIGLNAVSTHAACTAVFVAVAAVATFGFASIRTLGKIGWLAWIGLVCIMTAIFAVTVAVGVQDRPAAAPKGGVWVSDYKLTNTPSFVDGISAISALIFAFSGTPAFFTIVAEMREPRHYTRSLLCAQGVVTVTYIAIGVVVYYYCGSYVASPALGSAGSTMKKVCYGFALPGLLVTAMIVTHVPAKYIFVRILRGSKHLNSNTLVHWGTWLGCTGGITIIAYIIASAIPVFGGLVSLIGALLGTFMCFQPYGCMWLYDNWSRKDRDLRWHLMVCWSIFIVVSGTFCMVAGTYGSVVGIMDSYKVSGGSAAWSCADNSNST; via the exons AtgttcaaggagaagaagcccgcgCAGGACTCTGAGGGCTTTTCTGATGGGCTTCAGAGTCCTCCTTCCCAAAATGGCTCTACCTATGCCTCTTCACACGTCGAAGATGCTGTCTTTGGAGAAGTCACAGAGGATGGCCCCAACTACCGCAAT GTTGGGTGGATTGCAACCATCGCTCTCATGACCAAGACTCAGATCGGCCTGGGTGTCTTGTCAATTCCTGCCACTTTCGACGCTCTCGGTGTTATCCCTGGAGTCATCTGCCTCGTTATTATTTCTGCCATCACTACTTGGTCTGATTATATGATTGGTATATTCAAGAAGAGACACCCTGAAGTCTATGGACTCGACGATGCCGGTTTTATGATGTTTGGCAAGATCGGACGGGAGGTCTTTGCTATAATCTTTATGTTCT ATTGGATATTCGTATCGGGCTCTGCCATGCTGGGTATTTCAATCGGTCTCAATGCCGTCTCTACACACGCCGCCTGTACTGCCGTATTTGTCGCCGTCGCTGCTGTCGCCACCTTTGGGTTTGCTAGCATTCGCACCCTTGGCAAGATCGGCTGGCTCGCCTGGATTGGACTTGTCTGTATTATGACTGCTA TATTTGCCGTGACTGTTGCTGTCGGCGTACAGGATCGTCCTGCTGCCGCACCCAAGGGAGGGGTGTGGGTGTCTGATTACAAGCTCACCAACACGCCGAGCTTCGTCGATGGCATCTCTGCTATCTCGGCCCTCATCTTTGCCTTTTCAGGAACGCCCGCGTTTTTCACCATCGTCGCCGAGATGCGTGAGCCCAGGCACTACACCCGCTCCCTCCTATGCGCACAGGGAGTTGTGACTGTCACGTATATCGCCATCGGAGTTGTTGTCTACTACTACTGTGGCTCCTATGTCGCCTCACCTGCTTTGGGGTCTGCTGGATCAACCATGAAGAAGGTCTGCTATGGCTTCGCCCTTCCTGGACTACTCGTCACAGCCATGATCGTGACACACGTCCCTGCCAAGTACATATTTGTGCGAATCTTGCGCGGCTCTAAGCACCTCAACTCGAACACCCTGGTGCATTGGGGGACATGGCTGGGCTGCACTGGAGGCATCACCATTATCGCCTACATCATCGCCAGTGCTATCCCCGTCTTTGGCGGTCTCGTTTCCCTCATTGGCGCCCTCCTCGGTACCTTTATGTGCTTCCAGCCCTATGGCTGCATGTGGCTGTACGACAACTGGTCCAGGAAGGACCGAGACCTCAGGTGGCACTTGATGGTCTGCTGGAGCATCTTTATTGTGGTTTCTGGAACCTTTTGCATGGTTGCCGGCACGTACGGGTCAGTCGTGGGCATCATGGACTCTTACAAGGTCTCGGGAGGATCGGCGGCTTGGTCCTGTGCTGACAACTCCAACTCTACATGA